In Quercus robur chromosome 10, dhQueRobu3.1, whole genome shotgun sequence, a genomic segment contains:
- the LOC126704337 gene encoding disease resistance protein RUN1-like has product MALVISNGASSSSFTHQPKNFDVFLSFRGEDTRCGFISHLYKALHFAGIHTFIDYKLPRGEKISTELLKTIENSTISIIVFSENYASSPWCLDELAKIVECKKNDQLVRPIFYNVDPSDVRNQNGKFGNALAKFEKNIKHNKKVQRWRNALQEVANISGWHYQHSCNESDFIQGIVEEISNSKLNRKPLSIARYPVGINYRVKTILSDIESTDAHMIGIYGPGGIGKTTIAKSIFNRIFDDFDGFCYLENIREKSGTNNGVIELQETLLLEILRDRNLKVGNKSRGVNLIMERLSFKRILLVLDDVDKWVQIENLLGGCDWFAPGSKIIITTRDKHLGATLGKCFSMHEVRELDQDEALELFSMHAFQNNKPKKDYWELANQVIQYTKRLPLALVIMGADLCGRTKPEWKSAIDKYKRIPNKEIQNVLEISYEGLDEAEQDIFLDIACFFKGFPRKYVMDVLDSCDLHPTYGIQKLIDMCLITIDQYDKLSMHDLLQQMGKDIVRRESPQLPGERSRLWHYEDVFDVLTENTGSKKIRGLMMCSAEPSKIQLEPKCLEKMKNLKFLMASNVDICGDLEYIPNGLRVLDWHGFPLSFLPSNFCPQKLTVLSMPESRVILYKLLKRIQCKNLLYMNFQSCQHIEELPDLSIATPNIKQLNLRECIKLVKVHDSNGCLDKLESWDLTGCIELQTLPSCIMMKSLKFLILYECNRFKRFPDIPQEMDNLKFLSLAYTAIRKLPSSFGNLIGLERLDIGSYFCSCYLPSSIYKLQNLRKLILHGNVQFAKDMEIGRQALCNSYGGFSKYGFLMLKFVKNLTSCFHISKKCVLSGSENLNLQDSIMRFNGLNFLLIEDSMLLKKIPKLPKSIRSVYVSNCISLNSKSLRKLFLQFGRNLELSPNMKCSAMKGNVFVDSHSHQIDYSSQLSLSKFFLIEEELHSNLDVYLIDFGERYNIIVPEKKIPKWFNHQSIESSISFWVGPEFPTFAFCIAFHLVPLKDSYANNDKCGSLGDDIISWVCVVNISINGHMQPFMRQPIFQGLKCDHLWFYGVPQSQLQQRFGDLLQGDQNQVKVSCKISHWTSEFGKCAPVIARMGAHVECTCPPQNSIIICNNSQNVDDNSDNTELTPLLQPVSTDSDAG; this is encoded by the exons ATGGCTCTTGTGATCAGCAATGGAGCCTCATCTTCCTCTTTCACCCACCAACCCAAAAACTTTGATGTCTTCTTGAGTTTCAGAGGTGAAGATACCCGTTGTGGTTTTATTAGCCATTTGTATAAGGCTTTGCATTTCGCGGGTATTCACACCTTCATTGATTATAAGCTCCCAAGGGGAGAAAAAATTTCTACAGAGCTTTTGAAAACCATTGAGAACTCAACAATATCAATAATTGTATTCTCTGAAAACTATGCATCATCCCCTTGGTGTTTGGATGAGCTAGCCAAGATTGTTGAGTGCAAGAAGAATGACCAATTGGTGCGACCAATTTTTTACAATGTGGACCCATCAGATGTACGTAACCAAAATGGAAAGTTTGGAAATGCTCTagctaaatttgaaaaaaacatTAAGCACAACAAGAAAGTACAAAGATGGAGAAACGCTCTCCAAGAAGTAGCCAATATATCTGGTTGGCATTACCAGCATAG TTGCAATGAGTCCGATTTTATCCAAGGAATTGTTGAAGAGAtctcaaattctaaattaaatcGCAAGCCATTATCTATTGCTCGATACCCTGTTGGAATAAATTATCGTGTAAAGACCATTCTTTCAGATATTGAGTCAACTGATGCTCACATGATAGGGATCTATGGCCCTGGTGGAATAGGTAAGACCACAATTgcaaaatctatttttaatagaatttttgatgattttgatggATTTTGTTATCTAGAAAATATTAGAGAAAAATCGGGGACAAATAATGGTGTAATCGAACTACAGGAGACACTTCTTTTAGAGATCTTAAGGGATAGAAATTTAAAAGTGGGTAACAAATCTAGAGGTGTCAATTTGATAATGGAAAGACTTTCTTTTAAGAGGATTCTCTTagttcttgatgatgtggataAATGGGTCCAGATAGAAAATTTGCTTGGAGGATGCGATTGGTTTGCTCCTGGAAGCAAAATCATTATAACAACAAGAGACAAACACTTGGGAGCTACTCttggaaaatgtttttcaatGCACGAGGTTAGGGAATTAGATCAAGATGAAGCTCTTGAACTCTTTAGTATGCATGCCTTCCAAAACAACAAACCTAAAAAAGATTACTGGGAACTTGCAAACCAAGTTATACAATATACCAAGAGACTTCCATTAGCTCTAGTAATAATGGGTGCTGATTTGTGTGGAAGAACTAAACCTGAATGGAAAAGTGCAATAGATAAGTACAAAAGAATTCCTaacaaagaaattcaaaatgTACTTGAAATAAGTTATGAAGGATTGGATGAAGCTGAGCAAgatatttttcttgatattgcatgtttctttaAGGGATTTCCTAGGAAGTATGTCATGGATGTACTAGATTCTTGCGATTTACATCCAACCTATGGAATTCAAAAACTTATTGATATGTGTCTAATAACTATTGATCAATATGACAAATTGTCAATGCATGACTTGCTACAACAAATGGGTAAGGACATTGTTCGAAGGGAATCACCACAACTCCCTGGAGAGCGTAGTAGACTATGGCATTATGAGGATGTTTTTGATGTTCTAACTGAAAATACG gggtcaaaaaaaattcgagGCTTAATGATGTGCTCAGCTGAACCATCAAAGATTCAATTAGAGCCTAAATGtcttgaaaaaatgaaaaatctcaagTTCCTTATGGCTAGTAATGTAGACATTTGTGGAGATCTTGAATATATTCCCAATGGATTAAGGGTGCTTGATTGGCATGGATTTCCTTTATCTTTCTTACCATCCAATTTTTGTCCTCAAAAGCTCACCGTACTAAGCATGCCAGAAAGTAGGGTTATATTGTACAAGCTTCTCAag aGGATACAATGTAAAAACTTGCTATATATGAATTTCCAATCCTGTCAACACATTGAGGAATTGCCTGACTTATCGATCGCCACCCCAAACATAAAGCAATTGAATCTTCGTGAGTGTATAAAATTAGTCAAGGTTCATGACTCTAATGGATGTCTTGATAAGCTTGAAAGCTGGGACCTTACGGGTTGCATTGAACTTCAAACTCTTCCAAGCTGCATCATGATGAAGTCtcttaaatttttaattctttacgAGTGCAATAGGTTTAAGAGGTTCCCTGATATTCCACAAGAAATGGACAATTTAAAGTTCCTAAGTTTGGCATACACTGCCATTAGAAAGCTTCCTTCATCATTTGGGAATCTCATTGGGCTTGAGCGATTAGATATAGGTTCCTATTTCTGTTCGTGTTATCTTCCAAGTAGCATCTATAAATTGCAAAATCTTCGCAAACTCATTCTTCATGGCAATGTCCAATTTGCAAAGGACATGGAGATTGGTAGACAAGCACTATGCAATTCTTATGGTGGCTTTTCAAAATATGGTTTTCTAATGttgaaatttgtaaaaaatttgacttcTTGTTTCCACATCTCAAAGAAATGTGTATTATCAGGGAGTGAAAATTTGAACCTCCAAGATAGCATTATGAGATTCAATGGATTGAATTTTCTTCTAATTGAAGATTCCATGTTGcttaagaaaattccaaagctTCCAAAAAGTATAAGATCTGTGTATGTGTCAAACTGCATCTCtttgaattcaaaatcattAAGAAAACTATTCCTTCAG TTTGGAAGAAATTTAGAGCTTTCACCAAATATGAAATGTTCAGCTATGAAAGGCAACGTATTTGTGGATTCCCATTCACATCAGATTGATTACTCTTCCCAACTCTCCCTCTCCAAGTTCTTCCTAATTGAAGAAGAGTTACATTCAAATCTAGATGtgtatttgattgattttgggGAGAGATATAATATTATAGTACCAGAAAAGAAGATTCCAAAGTGGTTCAACCATCAAAGCATTGAAAGCTCCATATCATTCTGGGTTGGTCCAGAATTTCCAACATTTGCCTTTTGTATTGCTTTTCATCTAGTTCCGTTGAAAGACAGTTATGCAAATAATGATAAGTGCGGTTCTCTCGGTGATGATATAATCAGTTGGGTTTGTGTTGTCAACATTTCCATCAATGGTCATATGCAACCTTTCATGCGGCAGCCAATCTTTCAGGGTTTAAAGTGTGATCATTTGTGGTTTTACGGTGTACCTCAAAGCCAATTGCAGCAGAGATTTGGAGACTTGTTGCAAGGTGATCAGAATCAGGTTAAGGTTTCATGTAAAATCTCTCATTGGACAAGTGAATTCGGAAAATGTGCACCTGTCATTGCAAGGATGGGGGCACATGTGGAATGCACTTGTCCTCCTCAAAATTCCATTATCATCTGTAACAACTCTCAAAATGTTGATGACAACTCTGACAACACTGAGCTCACACCATTACTACAACCTGTCTCAACGGACTCAGATGCAGGATAA
- the LOC126704338 gene encoding uncharacterized protein LOC126704338 produces the protein MKFQSAKAIQETILSSKYSIRDQYSKMDETSKNMHLSQERNQCGVVYDMHRNAVILVCLRMLIRRFVYGNVSKDDIHKLFPTEVLPELQRLLTLLLQKFQREWRDDLLKDQVTLPRLKAMTWDRANQDAESIDPVAVINLKLQNDAQSHSGELDMKFQLAQDTLEMMLSSMYSIRDQLPNMISDETSTRHLSQETNVM, from the exons ATGAAGTTCCAATCAGCTAAAGCTATTCAAGAGACGATTCTGAGTTCCAAGTACTCCATTAGAGACCAGTATTCTAAAATG GATGAGACCTCAAAAAACATGCATTTATCCCAAGAAAGAAACCAATGTGGTGTAGTTTATGATATGCATAGGAATGCTGTG ATTTTGGTATGTCTTCGCATGTTGATCCGTAGGTTTGTTTACGGGAATGTCAGCAAGGATGACATTCATAAACTATTTCCCACTGAAGTATTGCCTGAACTACAAAGACTATTGACGCTTCTGCTACAAAAGTTTCAACGAGAATGGCGGGATGATTTACTCAAGGATCAG GTTACTTTGCCCCGGTTGAAGGCAATGACATGGGACAGGGCAAATCAGGATGCTGAATCAATAGACCCTGTGGCTGTTATCAATTTGAAG CTTCAAAATGATGCACAGTCTCACTCAGGAGAATTGGATATGaagttccaattagctcaagaTACTCTAGAGATGATGCTGAGTTCCATGTACTCTATAAGAGACCAGTTGCCTAACATGATTAGT GATGAGACCTCAACCAGGCATTTATCCCAAGAAACCAATGTGATGTAG
- the LOC126701949 gene encoding disease resistance protein RUN1-like, protein MALVINKGASSSSSSFTHQPEKFDVFLSFRGEDTRYGFISHLYEALRKRGIHTFIDDNLPRGAKIYAQLVKTIEKSTMSIIIFSENYASSTWCLDELAKIVECKKNSELMIPVFYKVNPSEIRKQNGKFGDALAEHEKNMDNKKVQIWRNALQEVANISGRHYNNSCNEFDFIQRIVEDISKLKLNRPSLFVAQYPSLFVAQYLVGIDNRIKTILSDIESNDAHMIVIYGLGGIGKTTITKEIFNRICSRFEGFCYLENVREKSGTNDGVIELQEELLFDILGDKNLKVGNKSRGINMIKERLSVMRILLVLDDVDKRVQIENLLGGCDWFASRSKIIITTRDKHLEATLGKCFSTHEVKELNQGEALELFSRHVFQSKEPKEDYSELANQVIQYAQGLPLALVVMGANLSGRTKLEWKSAIDKYERIPNKEIQNVLKISYDGLDENEQDIFLDVACFFKGFLMKYVMDILDSCDLYPLDGIGKLIDKCLITVDQYGKLSMHNLLQQMGKDIVRQESPKLGERSRLWCYEDVLDVLTKNTGSEKVRGIMICAPEPSKIQLESKCLEKMENLKFLMASNVDTCGDLKYLPNGLRVLDWPGFPSSSLPSNFRPPKLVVLNMPESHLILPKLLESIQCKSLTYMNLQSSQCIRELPDLSISTPNIKQLNLCKCINLVKVHDSIGCLDKLESLDLTGCIGLKILPSCIPMKSLKILILYKCKRVKRFPNISQQMENLKFLSLACTAIRELPSSFRNLSGLERLDIGSYSFTCHLPRSIYELPHLHELFIYGSVQFPKDVQIGIQALCNSYGGFSKYGFLKLNFLKKLTSCFHLSKKCLLSRRKTSNLKDNIMRFNGLRYLLIEDSKFLKEIPELPESIRSVHASNCISLNSQSIRNLFDQFGRILDFPPNMICSREKGNVLADSHSHQIDYSSKHSFSKFILIAKELRPTPDMYLFDFGERYSIIVPERNIPEWFNHQSIESSILFRIGPKFPTFAFCIAFHLVPLKDSYANKCGSLRDDRISWFCAVDISINGQAQSFMQHPIFHFQYLKCDHLWFYAVPPSQLQQKFGDLLQADQNRVEISCKISHWTSEFGKFAPVIAGMGAHVKCICPPQNSIIIHNNSQNVDDNSDNTEFAPLLHPATTSDGSHMNHVSLNRRRRRAGEPQPPLIADDTRCLSSTSYLRLPKDKS, encoded by the exons ATGGCTCTTGTGATCAACAAAGGAgcctcatcttcatcttcatctttcaCCCACCAACCTGAAAAATTTGATGTATTCTTGAGTTTCAGAGGTGAAGATACCCGCTATGGTTTTATTAGCCATTTATATGAGGCTTTGCGTAAGAGGGGTATTCACACCTTCATTGATGATAATCTCCCAAGGGGAGCAAAAATTTATGCACAGCTTGTCAAAACCATTGAGAAGTCAACAATGTCAATAATCATATTTTCTGAAAACTATGCATCCTCCACTTGGTGTTTGGATGAGCTTGCCAAGATTGTTGAGTGTAAGAAGAATAGTGAGTTAATGATACCGGTTTTTTACAAGGTGAACCCATCAGAAATACGCAAGCAAAATGGAAAATTCGGGGATGCTCTAGCTGAACATGAAAAAAACATGGACAACAAGAAAGTACAAATATGGAGAAACGCTCTCCAAGAAGTAGCCAATATATCTGGTCGGCATTATAATAATAG TTGCAATGAGTTCGACTTTATCCAAAGAATTGTTGAAGACATTTCAAAGTTGAAATTAAATCGCCCATCATTATTTGTTGCTCAATACCCATCATTATTTGTTGCTCAATACCTTGTTGGAATAGATAATCGTATAAAGACCATTCTTTCAGATATTGAGTCAAATGATGCTCACATGATAGTGATCTATGGTCTTGGTGGAATAGGTAAAACTACAATCACAAAAGagatttttaatagaatttgcaGTCGTTTTGAAGGATTTTGTTATCTAGAAAATGTTAGAGAAAAATCGGGCACAAATGATGGTGTAATTGAACTACAAGAGGAACTTCTTTTTGATATCTTAGGGGATAAAAATTTAAAGGTGGGTAACAAATCTAGAGGGATCAATATGATAAAGGAAAGACTTTCTGTAATGAGGATCCTTTTAGTTCTTGATGATGTAGATAAAAGGGTCCAAATAGAAAATTTGCTTGGAGGATGTGATTGGTTTGCTTCTAGAAGCAAAATCATTATAACAACAAGAGACAAACACTTGGAAGCTACGCttggaaaatgtttttcaaCGCACGAGGTTAAGGAATTAAATCAAGGTGAAGCTCTTGAACTCTTTAGTAGGCATGTCTTCCAAAGTAAAGAACCCAAAGAAGATTATTCGGAGCTTGCAAACCAAGTTATACAATATGCCCAGGGACTTCCTTTAGCTCTAGTAGTAATGGGTGCTAATTTGAGTGGAAGAACTAAACTTGAATGGAAAAGTGCAATAGATAAGTATGAAAGAATTCCCaacaaagaaattcaaaacGTATTGAAAATAAGTTAtgacggattggatgaaaatgaaCAAGATATTTTCCTTGATGTTGCATGTTTCTTTAAGGGATTTCTTATGAAGTATGTCATGGATATATTGGATTCTTGCGATTTATATCCATTAGATGGGATTGGCAAACTTATTGATAAGTGCCTAATAACTGTTGATCAATATGGCAAATTGTCAATGCATAACTTGCTACAACAAATGGGTAAGGACATTGTTCGACAGGAATCACCAAAACTTGGAGAGCGTAGTAGACTATGGTGTTATGAGGATGTTCTTGATGTACTAACTAAAAATACG GGGTCGGAAAAAGTTCGAGGCATAATGATATGCGCACCTGAACCATCAAagattcaattagagtctaaatGTCTTGAAAAGATGGAAAATCTCAAGTTTCTTATGGCTAGTAATGTAGATACTTGTGGAGATCTTAAATATCTTCCCAACGGATTAAGGGTGCTTGATTGGCCTGGAtttccttcatcttccttaCCATCCAATTTTCGTCCTCCAAAACTCGTTGTTCTTAACATGCCAGAAAGTCATCTTATATTGCCCAAGCTTCTCGag AGTATACAGTGTAAAAGCTTGACATATATGAATTTGCAATCCAGCCAATGCATTAGGGAATTACCCGACTTATCGATTTCCACCCCAAACATAAAGCAATTGAATCTCTGTAAATGTATAAATTTAGTCAAGGTTCATGACTCTATTGGATGTCTTGATAAGCTTGAAAGTTTGGACCTCACGGGTTGCATTGGACTAAAAATTCTTCCAAGCTGCATCCCAATGAaatctcttaaaattttaattctttataaatGCAAAAGGGTTAAGAGGTTTCCTAATATTTCACAACAAATGGAAAATTTAAAGTTTCTAAGTCTGGCATGCACTGCCATTAGAGAGCTTCCTTCATCATTTAGGAATCTCTCTGGGCTTGAGAGATTAGATATAGGTTCCTATTCCTTTACGTGTCATCTTCCAAGAAGCATCTATGAATTGCCACATCTTCATGAACTCTTTATTTATGGCAGTGTCCAATTTCCAAAGGATGTCCAGATTGGTATACAAGCACTATGCAATTCTTATggtggattttcaaaatatggtTTTCTgaagttgaattttctaaaaaaattgacttCTTGTTTCCACCTCTCAAAGAAATGTTTATTATCAAGGAGAAAAACTTCGAACCTTAAAGATAACATTATGAGATTCAATGGATTACGTTATCTTCTAATTGAGGATTCTAAGTTCCTTAAGGAAATTCCAGAGCTTCCAGAAAGTATAAGATCGGTGCATGCATCAAACTGCATCTCGTTGAATTCACAATCAATAAGAAATTTATTCGATCAG TTTGGAAGAATTTTAGATTTTCCACCAAATATGATATGTTCACGTGAGAAAGGCAACGTATTAGCGGATTCACATTCACATCAGATTGATTACTCTTCCAAGCACTCCTTCTCCAAGTTCATCCTAATTGCAAAAGAGTTACGTCCAACTCCAGATATGTATCTGTTTGATTTTGGAGAGAGATATAGTATTATAGTACCAGAAAGGAATATTCCAGAGTGGTTCAACCATCAAAGCATTGAAAGTTCCATATTATTCCGGATTGGTCCAAAATTTCCAACATTTGCCTTTTGTATTGCTTTTCATCTAGTTCCATTGAAAGACAGTTATGCTAACAAGTGCGGTTCTCTCCGTGATGATAGAATCAGTTGGTTTTGTGCTGTTGACATTTCCATCAATGGTCAAGCGCAATCTTTCATGCAGCATCCGATCTTTCACTTTCAGTATCTGAAGTGTGATCATTTGTGGTTTTACGCTGTACCTCCTAGCCAATTGCAGCAGAAATTTGGAGACTTGTTGCAAGCTGATCAAAATCGTGTTGAGATTTCATGTAAAATCTCTCATTGGACAAGTGAATTCGGAAAGTTTGCACCTGTCATTGCAGGGATGGGGGCACATGTGAAATGCATTTGTCCTCCTCAAAATTCCATTATCATCCATAACAACTCTCAAAATGTTGATGACAACTCTGACAACACTGAGTTCGCACCATTACTACATCCTGCCACCACTTCCGATGGTTCACATATGAATCATGTGAGTCTCAACAGACGCAGACGCAGAGCAGGAGAACCTCAACCTCCTCTAATCGCTGATGACACTAGGTGTCTTTCCTCGACATCTTATCTAAGGCTTCCAAAGGATAAAAGCTAA